One Chthoniobacterales bacterium DNA segment encodes these proteins:
- the rdgB gene encoding RdgB/HAM1 family non-canonical purine NTP pyrophosphatase, with the protein MPAQPLLIATRNAHKTDEIRQMLGSGFVVEDLNSRADWPDIAETGLTFLDNATLKALGISAIYDGLVLSDDSGLEVDALEGAPGVFSARFAGEKATDAQNRTLLLEKMSGVAVRSARFRCVMVLARGDAVLGSFSGAVEGQIIHQERGGHGFGYDSLFVPEGFDQTFAELPAATKNQLSHRARALEQVLAYLRELP; encoded by the coding sequence ATGCCTGCGCAACCCCTTTTAATCGCCACCCGCAACGCCCACAAGACGGACGAAATCCGCCAGATGCTCGGCAGCGGCTTCGTGGTGGAGGATCTCAACTCCCGCGCCGACTGGCCCGATATCGCTGAAACTGGGCTCACTTTTTTGGACAATGCCACGTTGAAGGCGCTCGGCATTTCCGCGATCTACGACGGGCTAGTGCTTTCCGACGACTCCGGGCTGGAAGTGGATGCGCTGGAGGGCGCGCCCGGAGTTTTCTCAGCCCGTTTCGCCGGGGAAAAGGCGACCGACGCGCAAAACCGGACGCTGCTTCTGGAAAAAATGAGCGGAGTTGCAGTGCGCTCGGCGCGTTTCCGCTGCGTGATGGTCCTGGCCCGTGGCGACGCGGTGCTGGGGAGTTTTTCCGGCGCGGTCGAAGGCCAAATCATCCACCAAGAACGCGGCGGCCACGGCTTCGGCTACGATTCGCTCTTTGTCCCCGAGGGATTTGACCAGACCTTCGCCGAACTCCCCGCTGCCACGAAAAACCAGCTCAGCCACCGCGCCCGCGCCCTGGAGCAAGTTCTCGCCTATTTAAGGGAACTCCCGTAG
- the leuS gene encoding leucine--tRNA ligase: MSFSEKRKPYPYDQFEPRWQEFWETNETFKTPNPGEPSFDAGKPKYYVLDMFPYPSGEGLHVGHPEGYTATDIIARYKRMRGYNVLHPMGWDAFGLPAEQYAIKTGQHPRITTETNVARFKKQLQRIGFSYDWSREVNTTDPNYFKWTQWIFLKLYNSWFNPTTNKAEPVETYTGTDVNNVRLAYVAEVPVNWCPELGTVLANEEVIDGKSEVGGFPVVRKPMRQWMLRITSYAERLIDELAPLDWPEGIKLLQKNWIGKSEGALVGFQIPDCGLRLSVFTTRPDTLFGATYMVLAPEHAIVDAITTPEQKEAVSNYRKSIAGKSDMDRTELAKEKTGVFTGSYAVNPVNEERIPIWIADYVLTGYGTGAIMAVPAHDERDWEFAKKFDLPIRFVVGPVETEEKCFAESGVAFNSKFLNGKPTTEAKSFMTTWLEGQGLGKRMINYKLRDWLFSRQRYWGEPFPIVWENGQHHALTPLELPLTPPPLDDFKPTGSGEPPLARATDWIRYSETATRETNTMPQWAGSCWYYLRYCDPTNSEMFVSSEAENYWMQNGVDLYVGGTEHAVLHLLYARFWHKVLFDLGHVSTREPFQKLVNQGMILGTDGQKMSKSRGNVVNPDDIISEYGADSLRLYEMFMGPLEQVKPWSMSGVEGVHRFLARVWRLVMEENQEGQWELSSLLEDVDLNSRQRKVVHAGIKKVTEDIDALAFNTAISAMMVYTNEFTGTGVRPLSAIRTLLVLLNPFAPHLSEELWQRLGFEKTVSEQSWSEWNETYLIEDEVEIPVQVNGKLRDRLTIKKDLPSPEIEKLALELPKVLEHTNGKTIRKIVVVPGKLVNIVAS; the protein is encoded by the coding sequence ATGTCCTTCTCTGAAAAACGCAAACCGTATCCCTACGATCAATTTGAGCCGCGCTGGCAGGAGTTCTGGGAAACCAACGAGACCTTCAAAACGCCAAACCCTGGCGAGCCAAGTTTCGATGCCGGCAAGCCGAAATACTACGTGCTGGATATGTTTCCCTATCCCAGCGGCGAGGGTCTGCACGTAGGTCATCCGGAAGGTTATACCGCGACCGACATCATCGCCCGATACAAGCGGATGCGCGGCTACAACGTCCTGCATCCGATGGGCTGGGATGCCTTTGGTTTGCCCGCTGAACAATACGCAATCAAGACCGGACAACATCCGCGCATCACGACAGAAACGAATGTAGCTCGATTCAAAAAACAGCTCCAGCGCATCGGCTTCAGCTACGACTGGAGTCGTGAGGTTAACACCACCGATCCCAACTACTTCAAGTGGACCCAATGGATTTTCCTGAAGCTCTACAATTCATGGTTTAATCCGACGACTAACAAAGCCGAGCCGGTCGAGACTTACACCGGCACGGATGTTAACAATGTGCGCCTGGCCTACGTCGCCGAAGTTCCCGTGAACTGGTGCCCGGAGTTAGGCACGGTTCTAGCCAATGAGGAAGTCATCGATGGCAAAAGCGAGGTCGGCGGTTTTCCAGTAGTTAGAAAACCCATGCGCCAATGGATGCTGCGAATCACCAGCTACGCCGAACGACTGATCGATGAGCTGGCTCCGCTCGACTGGCCGGAAGGAATCAAGCTCCTGCAAAAAAACTGGATCGGAAAAAGCGAAGGCGCACTGGTGGGATTCCAGATTCCAGATTGTGGTTTGCGCCTCTCGGTTTTCACAACTAGACCCGACACACTTTTTGGCGCGACTTACATGGTGCTCGCACCCGAGCACGCGATTGTCGATGCGATCACCACGCCCGAGCAGAAGGAAGCAGTTTCTAACTATCGCAAGTCCATCGCCGGTAAATCCGACATGGATCGCACGGAACTAGCCAAGGAAAAGACCGGAGTCTTCACCGGTAGCTACGCTGTGAATCCAGTGAATGAAGAACGCATCCCGATCTGGATCGCCGACTATGTACTAACAGGCTACGGCACCGGCGCGATCATGGCCGTGCCCGCGCACGACGAACGCGATTGGGAGTTTGCAAAGAAGTTCGATCTACCCATTCGCTTCGTGGTCGGCCCTGTGGAAACCGAGGAGAAATGTTTCGCCGAGAGCGGAGTTGCATTCAATTCCAAGTTTCTCAACGGCAAACCCACCACCGAGGCGAAAAGCTTCATGACCACGTGGCTGGAAGGTCAGGGTCTTGGCAAACGCATGATCAACTACAAGCTGCGCGACTGGTTGTTTTCGCGTCAGCGTTACTGGGGCGAACCTTTCCCCATCGTCTGGGAAAATGGACAACATCACGCCCTAACTCCACTGGAACTTCCACTCACTCCTCCGCCGCTGGACGACTTCAAGCCGACCGGAAGTGGCGAGCCGCCGCTAGCCCGCGCAACTGACTGGATTCGTTATAGTGAAACGGCCACTCGCGAGACTAACACGATGCCGCAATGGGCGGGTTCGTGCTGGTACTATCTGCGTTACTGCGATCCGACTAACAGTGAAATGTTTGTTAGTTCCGAAGCCGAAAACTACTGGATGCAGAATGGCGTCGATCTCTATGTCGGCGGCACAGAGCACGCGGTCTTGCATCTGCTCTACGCGCGTTTCTGGCACAAGGTTTTGTTCGATCTCGGTCATGTTAGCACGCGGGAGCCGTTTCAGAAGCTGGTGAACCAAGGGATGATTCTCGGCACCGACGGACAGAAGATGTCGAAGAGCCGCGGCAATGTGGTCAACCCTGATGACATCATTTCCGAATACGGTGCCGACTCGCTGCGACTCTACGAAATGTTTATGGGCCCACTCGAACAAGTGAAGCCCTGGAGCATGAGCGGCGTGGAAGGCGTGCATCGTTTTCTAGCTCGCGTCTGGCGTCTCGTGATGGAGGAAAACCAGGAAGGTCAATGGGAGCTGTCGTCATTGTTAGAAGACGTGGACCTAAACAGTCGCCAGCGCAAAGTAGTTCACGCCGGCATCAAGAAAGTAACGGAAGACATCGACGCGCTCGCTTTCAACACCGCGATCTCTGCGATGATGGTTTACACCAACGAATTCACTGGAACTGGAGTGCGCCCGCTTTCGGCAATTCGCACGTTGCTAGTATTGCTGAATCCATTTGCGCCGCATCTGAGCGAGGAACTCTGGCAGCGGCTCGGATTTGAGAAAACGGTTAGCGAACAGTCCTGGTCCGAGTGGAATGAAACTTACCTCATCGAGGATGAAGTGGAGATACCGGTGCAAGTCAACGGCAAGCTGCGGGATCGTCTCACCATCAAAAAGGATCTGCCATCGCCGGAAATCGAGAAGCTGGCGTTGGAACTTCCTAAAGTGCTGGAGCATACGAATGGGAAAACCATTCGGAAGATCGTCGTCGTTCCCGGCAAGCTGGTGAACATCGTCGCCAGCTAA
- a CDS encoding glycosyltransferase, producing MSAPEVAASSLPRLLFVTGSTSGIEEYFYLSGVLPWVDGLRHHFQVEVVAAAQDVIPAAERFAPDLVLFFGAKYKLLYDGPAHNFQTLLGIPIAALTLMDGHSPAKQPFFEHAWRLGVEAVFTIDTGMREMAGDFAEQVFYCPWFVNEDMCRDFGEKKVIPVALIGDGFVSTGKDWRYPWRRNVAARLREAFPVFSSPRPTRGYSHRMVGEAYARMLNRSSIALACGASRHIFMKKDLEIPASRSCLLTEPNDTLIHLGFRDMENCVFAEPDNVVEKCRHLLDHPDALQKITDRGRAFVLERHSAKARRVIADWLELRNQKKPGERIIQPDVMNRLELVPAESARTSILLSSHAPFTVAMREASEAWRRDDFATCQTAATAATDLLSFTIEPLLLLAYAALKKGDATEALQPLRTIILRCIQWGAANPDPLVWAAYLLGLHLSGNTAQSQSLSETFPEVRHPALDAVRQAIRGGESTETPLHATPSAVLPPWHNTDELQSFLAAAYQTRP from the coding sequence ATGAGCGCGCCCGAGGTCGCCGCCTCCAGTCTGCCCCGGCTCCTCTTCGTCACCGGCTCCACATCCGGCATCGAGGAATATTTCTATCTCTCCGGCGTCCTGCCGTGGGTCGATGGATTGCGGCATCACTTTCAAGTGGAAGTCGTGGCGGCGGCGCAGGATGTGATCCCGGCGGCGGAACGTTTCGCGCCCGATCTCGTGCTGTTTTTCGGGGCCAAATACAAGCTTCTCTACGACGGCCCGGCCCACAATTTCCAGACTCTGCTCGGCATTCCCATCGCCGCTCTCACCTTGATGGATGGCCACAGCCCGGCCAAGCAGCCCTTTTTCGAGCACGCCTGGCGGCTCGGTGTCGAGGCCGTCTTCACCATCGACACCGGCATGAGGGAGATGGCCGGCGACTTCGCGGAGCAGGTTTTTTATTGTCCGTGGTTCGTCAACGAGGACATGTGCCGCGATTTCGGCGAGAAAAAAGTCATCCCCGTCGCCCTCATTGGCGACGGATTCGTCTCCACGGGCAAAGACTGGCGCTACCCGTGGCGGCGCAACGTGGCCGCGCGTCTGCGTGAGGCATTTCCCGTTTTCAGTTCGCCCCGGCCCACGCGCGGCTACTCGCACCGCATGGTCGGCGAAGCCTACGCACGCATGCTCAACCGGAGTTCCATCGCACTCGCCTGCGGGGCGTCGCGGCATATTTTCATGAAGAAAGACCTCGAGATTCCCGCTTCTCGAAGCTGCCTTCTCACCGAGCCAAACGACACGCTCATTCACCTCGGCTTCCGCGACATGGAGAACTGCGTTTTTGCCGAACCCGACAACGTTGTCGAGAAATGCCGCCATCTTCTCGATCACCCAGACGCGCTCCAGAAAATCACCGACCGTGGCCGCGCCTTCGTCCTCGAGCGGCACAGCGCCAAAGCCCGGCGCGTCATCGCCGACTGGCTGGAACTCCGGAATCAGAAAAAACCGGGCGAGCGCATCATTCAGCCGGACGTCATGAATCGACTCGAACTCGTCCCCGCGGAGAGCGCGCGCACCAGCATTTTGCTCAGTTCGCATGCGCCCTTCACCGTGGCCATGCGCGAGGCGTCGGAAGCGTGGCGGCGAGATGATTTCGCCACCTGCCAAACCGCCGCCACAGCGGCCACCGACCTGCTCTCCTTCACCATCGAACCTCTGCTGTTACTGGCGTATGCGGCATTGAAAAAAGGCGACGCGACAGAAGCGTTGCAGCCGTTGAGAACCATCATTCTTCGCTGCATCCAATGGGGTGCGGCCAACCCCGACCCGCTCGTTTGGGCCGCGTATTTGCTGGGCTTGCATCTGTCTGGAAACACGGCCCAGTCGCAGTCGCTCAGCGAGACTTTCCCGGAGGTTCGCCATCCGGCTTTGGATGCTGTCCGGCAGGCGATCCGGGGCGGTGAATCGACTGAAACT